TTGTTAAGAAAATAGTTGTCCCCTCTTTATTTAAGTCTTTTAAGATATGATGAATGTTTTGGACGTTTGCGGGATCAAGTGCTGATGTTGGTTCATCTAAGAAGAGAATATCTGGTTTATGCAGAATGGCTCTCGCTAATGTGACACGCTGCTTCATCCCTTTCGATAACTTCTTCACTTGTGTTTTTTTATCTTCTATTAAGTTCACTTGCGTGAGTACTTCATCAATTCGTTCCTTTTTACAATCGTATAAGTCACAAAATAATAATAAATTATCATAAATGCTAAGCCTTTCATATAGGCCGCTATTATCTGTTAAAATACCCATTCGCTTATAGTCAATGCTGCTTGGCCCTGTAATATCCGCCCCTAATACTCTCACTGTTCCAACACTATGGAGTAACTGAGAGGTTAAAATTTTCACTGTCGTTGTTTTCCCTGATCCACTCGGTCCAAGGAAACCGAAAATTTCTCCTTGTTTTACCTCAATATTGACATTTCGAAGTGCTGTTTTTTTATCAAAGGTTTTCATTACATCTTTCATTTCAATTGCCAATGTCATTTCGTCATCCCCTTCGTTTTCTTTTCTAGATTATTTCGCTTCGGCAGGCTCGTTTGCCACCTCAGCTTGCTAGGTTCGCTGCTTCTGACCTAATCATATGAAAAACAAAAGGTTTACGCAGTAAAATACCGGTAAAAGGAGTATTTTTACCGGTGAATGCATCCTATTTCGGCTCTACTAGAGCATCATTTATAGTCCAATGACATCTTTCAATTCATCCATTCTTCCTTTTGAAAGCGGAATGGAACTTTTGCGATCATCATCTAAAATTAAACTGAAACTATTTCGCGTCCAAGTGATGACTTCTCTTACACGTTGTAAGTTCACAAGGTACGATCGGTGACATCGAAAGAAACCGAATCCTTTTAATCTATTTTCTAACTCACTTAATGTTAATGTACATATAAAATCTTCTTCATGAACATGAATATGAGTTGTACCACTTTGCGTTTCAATAAAATGAATCTCCATCGGATCCAACAAAATAATTTTGTCGTTCACTTTTGCCGGAATTCTTTCCAATTTCATTTGCGGAATCATTTGAACCCCTTTTTCTTCCTCTTTCTCTTCTACTTCTTCCTGTTCAAATTCAATCTTTTTTACACCTTCTTGATTTAATATGTATACATCCTCCGTTAAGGAGAGTGCATCAGATAAAAAGGACGATGTAATAAAAATGGCTTTTCCGTTCTCTTTCATCTTCATAATTGCCTTGCGAATGATAATTGTACTTTCAATATCTACATTTTGCTCTGGTTCTTCTAAAATAATTAAATCCGGATTATGAACCATCACTCTCCCAATATGAAGGCGACGCTTTTCAGAAAATGATAGCTTCTCTATCTTTGTATCCAACTTATCGAGCAATCCAACGCATTTTACAATTTCTTCTATGTCAATATTTGAGTCATACAATCCAGACAAAAAGGAAAGATATTCTTTCACTTTCAAACGGTTATATGCTTCATCTTTTAAAAAACAAAATCCAATGCGGGAATATGCACTTTTGCGAATTGGCTCTTCTTCAAATAATACCGTTCCGGAAGAAGCATCTTCTTCCCCAATGATAATGCGGTGCAATACTTTAGCAGTATGATTATTACATTGCAGTACAACGCATTGTCCTTTTTCAACGCTCATATCTATAACCGGCAACTGATTTGTCTTCCCTAGTTGTTTTAGCTCGAGTAACGCCATCTTTTCTCCTCCAGATGAGTTTTTTATCTTATTATATCAAACAATACACGGAAAATTATGATATTTTCCCATTACAAAAAGGAGCTCATGTAGATGAACTCCTTTTTGTTTCAAATCATCGATCTATTGTTAAACGAGCAACACTTACGTATCATGAATCCCTTGTCACTTAATTTTTCGCCATTAACTTGCCTTCATAGTCATTTAACGTTTTAATTTCGATTCCTTTATAATAATGCGCAACAATCTCTGTATACTCTTTTCCCTCTTTTGCCATTCCATTCGCACCATATTGACTCATGCCAACACCATGTCCGTATCCTTTCGTTGTAACGACAATATGATTCCCCTGTTGTTTCCATGTAAAATCAGAGGAGCGTAAGCCAAGCTTTGTTCGCACTTCTTTCCCTGTTAATACTTTCCCTTGAAACTCGACACCTTTTACACGTTTTCCTTCTGTGCGCTCTTGAATATTACCGACTTTTCCGTTTTCCAGTATCTTTACCCCAAGTCGCTTTTGAAAGTCAGCTACAGTAAATGTTTGTTCACTCGTAAATTTCGGCGAAGCTTGATCCCATGGACTGTCCACACTCTTTAAGTACGGGTAATCATTTCCCCAATAATCTGCAGCATTTTCCGTGCGTCCATTACTCGTTGAAAAGAAAGAAGCTGTAATCGGGCTACCTTCATACGTTAAAACTTGTCCGGCCGTTTTCGATACAGCTTCTTCAACCTTTTTCAAATTCTTCTCATAGTCCTTACCCCATATCTTCTTTAATTCTTCTTTACTTTTGTATACTTGATCATTCACCGTGTCTGTTACATCTGCATTCTGTTTCTTCGCACCGCTTAACATACGCTGTACGATAAATGTTCTAGCTGCTAGTGCCTGTGCTTTTAATGCCTCTAACTCGAAGCTTGCATTCATTTCAGATGCTACAACGCCCGTAACATATTCTTCTAGCGGTAACTGCTCGACACTTTTTTTGGCATCGCGATATACTGACACTTGAACAGCAGTATTTACCTTCTGAGGAGCTGGCACATTTTGAACGACTGGAGGATTTTTAGACGGCTGACTTACTTTCGTTTTTGCGTATGGAATGACAAGTATGGCTGGCACAATAATAACAAGCGTTATTAAGAGCGCCATTGTAATGAAAAGTGGCTTTGAAATTTTCATCTTTTTCCCCCGCTATAAAATTAGATTCATTTTATTTCTATGGGGAATGGGAGATTTTTAGAACAAGTCTTACTTTCTATTTTACTTATTAAATTTTCTAAATTTTTTAAGTAAGACATGCATAAGTCATGGGATAATTGACTATAACAGTAATAGAACAAAAAATAGCCCCCAGTCATGAGACATAGGGACTATTATCATTATGCATGAAGATCAGAAACTTCTTGTTCTTTCACTTCTTCCATTTGTTCATTGATACGTTCAATCGTTGCACCTAATGCAGCTAGTTTCTTATGGAAGTTTACATATCCACGATCTAGATGCTTTAGTTCGGTTACACGAGTGTGACCTTCTGCTACTAAACCAGCTAGAATTAACGCAGCTGCTGCACGTAAGTCAGTTGCTGCTACTTCTGCACCTTGTAAATTATTCGGTCCGTTCATAATAACAGAGCGACCTTCAATTTTAATATCCGCGTTCATACGACGGAATTCCTCAACATGCATGAAGCGGTTCTCAAATACCGTCTCAGTAATCATACTTGTTCCATCAGCTTGTAATAATAATGCCATCATTTGTGATTGCATATCTGTTGGGAATCCTGGGTGAGGCATTGTTTTAATGTCAACGGCTTTTAATTTGTCTGGACCGATAACACGTAACCCTTCATTTTCCTCAATCACTTTTACACCCATTTCTTCCATTTTCGCCGTAACAGAGCGTAGATGTTCTGGTACTGCATTTTCAATTAAGATGTTACCACCTGTAATTGCTGCTGCAACCATAAATGTTCCCGCTTCAATACGGTCAGGAATAATAGAGTGGTGCGTACCATATAATTTATCAACGCCTTCAATGCGAATTGTTCCCGTTCCAGCTCCGCGTACTTTAGCACCCATTGCATTTAAGAAGTTCGCTAAGTCGACAATTTCCGGTTCTTTCGCAGCGTTTTCAATAATTGTTGTCCCTTTTGCTAATGCAGCAGCAGACATAATATTTTCTGTTGCACCTACGCTTGGGAAGTCTAAGTAAATTTTTGCACCTTTTAGTTCTCCCTCTACGTATGCCTCAACGAATCCATTACCAACTTTTACTTTTGCTCCCATTGCTTCGAAGCCTTTTAAATGTTGGTCAATTGGACGTGAACCGATTGCACATCCACCAGGAAGAGCAATGCGAGCGCGACCGTTACGTGCTAAT
The window above is part of the Bacillus cytotoxicus NVH 391-98 genome. Proteins encoded here:
- a CDS encoding ABC transporter ATP-binding protein, whose amino-acid sequence is MTLAIEMKDVMKTFDKKTALRNVNIEVKQGEIFGFLGPSGSGKTTTVKILTSQLLHSVGTVRVLGADITGPSSIDYKRMGILTDNSGLYERLSIYDNLLLFCDLYDCKKERIDEVLTQVNLIEDKKTQVKKLSKGMKQRVTLARAILHKPDILFLDEPTSALDPANVQNIHHILKDLNKEGTTIFLTTHNMDEAETLCDRIAFLCGGEIVALDTPENLRLQYAKDKIEVVLKDKKKETVQKDEIGAKRISEWMKNGELLSIHSYEPTLGEIFIEVTGRDLA
- the murA gene encoding UDP-N-acetylglucosamine 1-carboxyvinyltransferase, which produces MEKIIVRGGKRLNGTVRVEGAKNAVLPIIAAALLASDGKNVLSEVPVLSDVYTINEVLRHLNAEVVFENNQVTIDASKELKIEAPFEYVRKMRASVQVMGPLLARNGRARIALPGGCAIGSRPIDQHLKGFEAMGAKVKVGNGFVEAYVEGELKGAKIYLDFPSVGATENIMSAAALAKGTTIIENAAKEPEIVDLANFLNAMGAKVRGAGTGTIRIEGVDKLYGTHHSIIPDRIEAGTFMVAAAITGGNILIENAVPEHLRSVTAKMEEMGVKVIEENEGLRVIGPDKLKAVDIKTMPHPGFPTDMQSQMMALLLQADGTSMITETVFENRFMHVEEFRRMNADIKIEGRSVIMNGPNNLQGAEVAATDLRAAAALILAGLVAEGHTRVTELKHLDRGYVNFHKKLAALGATIERINEQMEEVKEQEVSDLHA
- a CDS encoding LytTR family transcriptional regulator DNA-binding domain-containing protein, which encodes MALLELKQLGKTNQLPVIDMSVEKGQCVVLQCNNHTAKVLHRIIIGEEDASSGTVLFEEEPIRKSAYSRIGFCFLKDEAYNRLKVKEYLSFLSGLYDSNIDIEEIVKCVGLLDKLDTKIEKLSFSEKRRLHIGRVMVHNPDLIILEEPEQNVDIESTIIIRKAIMKMKENGKAIFITSSFLSDALSLTEDVYILNQEGVKKIEFEQEEVEEKEEEKGVQMIPQMKLERIPAKVNDKIILLDPMEIHFIETQSGTTHIHVHEEDFICTLTLSELENRLKGFGFFRCHRSYLVNLQRVREVITWTRNSFSLILDDDRKSSIPLSKGRMDELKDVIGL
- the spoIID gene encoding stage II sporulation protein D, which produces MKISKPLFITMALLITLVIIVPAILVIPYAKTKVSQPSKNPPVVQNVPAPQKVNTAVQVSVYRDAKKSVEQLPLEEYVTGVVASEMNASFELEALKAQALAARTFIVQRMLSGAKKQNADVTDTVNDQVYKSKEELKKIWGKDYEKNLKKVEEAVSKTAGQVLTYEGSPITASFFSTSNGRTENAADYWGNDYPYLKSVDSPWDQASPKFTSEQTFTVADFQKRLGVKILENGKVGNIQERTEGKRVKGVEFQGKVLTGKEVRTKLGLRSSDFTWKQQGNHIVVTTKGYGHGVGMSQYGANGMAKEGKEYTEIVAHYYKGIEIKTLNDYEGKLMAKN